CGTGACGGCCACCCCCAACTCCCCGAGGAGGCCACGTGCCAAGACACCTTCGTCTCGCGCTGTCCCTCTTACTCAGCCTCGCGTTCCTGCAGGTCAGCGCGCCCGCGCAGGCCGCGGTCCTGCTGGATGGGCAGGCAGGCCACAAGTCAGGGCTACAACCCCCTCCGCATCGCCGCCCACGAGATCGGTCACATCCTGGGCCTCCCGGACCGGCGCACCGGGCTCTGCTCCGACCTGATGTCAGGGTCGAGCGCGCCCGTGAGCTGCACCAACCCGAACCCGAGCGCCGCCGAGCGGGCCGAGGTCGACCGTAACTTCGCGGGAAGCACGCCGCAGGTGGAGTTCGACCGGCTCCTCGTGGACCGCTGACCCGGCCGGGCGGCGGTCTCTCCCTCCCTGAACGCCGCCGCCCGACCGCCTGTCCTCGCCCGTACGGGCGTCCGGTCAGGAGCCGGTGCCGGTGGGCGGGATGCGGACGATGCGGTCGTCCGTGGCCACCGGGCTGCCGCGGCCGTCCCTGTTGCTGGTCGTCACCCAGAGCCAGCCGTCGGGCCCGACCGTCACCGCGCGCAGCCGCCCGTACGTGCCCCGGAGCTCGGCGACCGGCGTCCCCGCCCCGCCGCTGCTCGTCACGGGCACCGTCCACAGCCGCGTCCCGCGCAGCGCGGCGACGAAGAGCGTGCCGTTCGCGTACGCCAGCCCGCTCGGCGACGCCTCGGCCGTCGACCAGGTGACGATGGGATCGCGGTACGACGGGTTGCCGCAGACGCCCTCGCACGTGGGCCAGCCGTAGTTGCCGCCCGCCACGATGAGGTTGACCTCGTCCCTGGCGTTCTGCCCCAGCTCGGCGGCGAAGAGCCTGCCCTGCGCGTCCCAGGCCAGCCCCTGTACGTTGCGGTGCCCGTAGCTGTAGACCCGGGAGTTGCCGAACGGGTTGCCCGGCGGGATGCTGCCGTCGGGCCTGATGCGCAGGATCTTCCCTGCGGGGGTGTTCAGGTTCTGGGCGTTGGCGGTGTTGCCCGCGTCCCCGGTGGCCACGTACAGGAGGCCGTCGGGACCGAACGCGATGCGCCCGCCGTTGTGGATCGAGGACCGCGGCACGCCGGAGAGCAGGACGGTCTGGGTCTGCGGGGCGCTCAGCCGCAGGCGCACGAGCCGGTTGTCGCTGCCGGTGCTGAAGTACGCGTACACCCACTGGTCCTGGGCGTACGTCGGCGACACGGCGATGCCGAGCAGCCCGCCCTCCCCTGAGGCGGAGACCCCGTTGACGGTGGCCACCTGCGTGGGCGCCTGGCCGGGGCGCACCTGCAGGATCCTGGCGGTGGTGCGCTCCGAGACCAGCGCGCTGCCGTCGGGCAGGAACGCCAGGCCCCACGGCACCTGCAGGCCGGTGGCGGCCACCTGCGCCCTGGAGTAGTCGAAGCCGCCGATGGCGGAGGCCGGAGGCGGGGCGACCAGGACGAGCCCCGCGGCGGCTAAGAGGAGCATGATCACGGTACGTACGCGCATGGCTAGCTCCTTGACACGGATTGTCGAGGTTTCTCTACGTACCCGTCATCCGCAGGTGTAGCCCGCCGCTCCTCGCGTCCCTGCAAAATGAGTGAAAGTTTCAGGCGCGCTCGCGGGCGAACGGCGGCGGCTCCGACGGGTCCTGGAGCGGGCCGCTGAGCTGGATGTTGGCGATCCGCCAGCGCTCACCCTGCCTGACGGCGACCAGCGTCACCCGGAACGAGTGGTTGGACTCGCGCCCCCTGACCGAGGTGCGCTGCTCCTGCACGGCGCTCACGATCGCGGTGTCGCCATGGAGGCGTGCCTGCGGGTCGAGGATCGCGAAGTGGTGGTTCTTCAGGTCGCCGCGGTGACGGCCGGCCCACTGCTCCTTGTCCAGCTTGAACCCCACGGGGCCGATGCCCGCGAAGTCGTCGCTGAGGAGGTCTCCGAAGGCGTCGGCGTCGCCGTTGAGCTCGGCCTGTGCCCAAAGGCCGACGAGGTCGAGGACCTGCTCCTGACTGCTCATGATCCATCCTTTCGTCATGATAAGTGGGGAGAGATCCCCCGGTTAACTGTCGCACGAGGCAACGAGCCAGCACAACCCAAGTGGGGAAATTTCCCCCGGTTAGCGGTTAAGGTGGTCTCGTGAAGTCCAAGCCCATGCGGGCCGACGCCCGGCGCAACCAGGAGCAGATCCTGCTCGCCGCGCGCGACCTGGTCGCCGAGCGCGGCCACGACGTGCCGCTCGACGACATCGCCCGGCGCGCCGGGGTGGGGAGCGCCACGCTCTACCGCCGCTTCCCCGACCGGGACACCCTCTTCCACGCGCTCGCCATGGACGCGCTGACCAGGACCGCCGCGGCGGCGGTGACGGCGGCCGAGGAGGAAAGCGACCCGTTCGAGGCGCTGGCGCGCTACCTGCGCGAGGCCCTGGAGCTGCGGGTCTCGGCTGTGCTCCCCGCCCTGCTCGACGTGGTGGACCCGGCCGGCGACCCGGAGCTGTCACCGGTGCGCGAGGAGTCCGCCGACGCCGTGCGGCGGATCATCGCCGACTGCCACGCGGCGGGCGCGCTGCCGGTTGACGTCACGTTCATGGACGTCGCGATGATGCTCGTCCGCATAGCCCGCCCCCTTCCGGGGCCGCTGTCGGCGGAGGCCAAGCACGAGCTCGCCCGCCGCCACCTGGAGCTGTTCATCGGCGGCCTGCGGGCGATGGGGGCGGCGTGAACCGGTGAACTCCCTCTTTCCTGACAAGATCCCCCGATGTATCGTGCCGGAAGGAAAGTTTCACCAATGGAGGAGTCTTGGGCAAGAAGCTTCACCTACTGGCTTTACCGGTCGCCGCCGCCGCTCTCGCGCT
This genomic interval from Nonomuraea helvata contains the following:
- a CDS encoding snapalysin family zinc-dependent metalloprotease, with protein sequence MGRQATSQGYNPLRIAAHEIGHILGLPDRRTGLCSDLMSGSSAPVSCTNPNPSAAERAEVDRNFAGSTPQVEFDRLLVDR
- a CDS encoding PQQ-dependent sugar dehydrogenase, translating into MRVRTVIMLLLAAAGLVLVAPPPASAIGGFDYSRAQVAATGLQVPWGLAFLPDGSALVSERTTARILQVRPGQAPTQVATVNGVSASGEGGLLGIAVSPTYAQDQWVYAYFSTGSDNRLVRLRLSAPQTQTVLLSGVPRSSIHNGGRIAFGPDGLLYVATGDAGNTANAQNLNTPAGKILRIRPDGSIPPGNPFGNSRVYSYGHRNVQGLAWDAQGRLFAAELGQNARDEVNLIVAGGNYGWPTCEGVCGNPSYRDPIVTWSTAEASPSGLAYANGTLFVAALRGTRLWTVPVTSSGGAGTPVAELRGTYGRLRAVTVGPDGWLWVTTSNRDGRGSPVATDDRIVRIPPTGTGS
- a CDS encoding nuclear transport factor 2 family protein produces the protein MSSQEQVLDLVGLWAQAELNGDADAFGDLLSDDFAGIGPVGFKLDKEQWAGRHRGDLKNHHFAILDPQARLHGDTAIVSAVQEQRTSVRGRESNHSFRVTLVAVRQGERWRIANIQLSGPLQDPSEPPPFARERA
- a CDS encoding helix-turn-helix domain-containing protein, coding for MKSKPMRADARRNQEQILLAARDLVAERGHDVPLDDIARRAGVGSATLYRRFPDRDTLFHALAMDALTRTAAAAVTAAEEESDPFEALARYLREALELRVSAVLPALLDVVDPAGDPELSPVREESADAVRRIIADCHAAGALPVDVTFMDVAMMLVRIARPLPGPLSAEAKHELARRHLELFIGGLRAMGAA